A section of the Jannaschia sp. S6380 genome encodes:
- a CDS encoding DUF952 domain-containing protein — MIYKLFRTPEWQALQADGTTTGAPVDIADGYIHFSTAVQVADTAAKHFAGVDGLWLLAVDAASVRDNLRWEVSRGGAEFPHLYAPLRLDQVAWAQPLPLSDGVHRFPAGLK, encoded by the coding sequence ATGATCTACAAGCTGTTCCGAACGCCCGAATGGCAGGCGCTGCAAGCCGACGGCACCACGACCGGAGCGCCGGTCGATATCGCCGACGGCTATATCCACTTCTCGACCGCCGTGCAGGTCGCGGATACGGCGGCCAAACATTTCGCCGGTGTGGACGGCCTTTGGCTGCTGGCGGTCGACGCGGCGTCGGTCCGCGACAACCTCCGATGGGAAGTGTCCCGCGGCGGCGCGGAGTTCCCGCATCTCTACGCGCCGCTGCGGCTCGATCAGGTCGCCTGGGCGCAACCCCTGCCGCTGTCGGACGGTGTCCATCGGTTCCCGGCCGGGCTGAAATGA
- a CDS encoding MATE family efflux transporter — translation MTQPALTHRRILKVAIPVVLSNATVPILGVVDTGVVGQMGQAAPIAAVGAGAIILSSIYWIFGFLRMGTTGLAAQALGAGDRAELVALLSRALLIAAVAGAALIALQWAIFALAFRLAPTNAEVEGLARDYMTIRIWSAPAAIAIYGLTGWLIAQERTAAVLVIQLVMNGANVALDLWFVLGLGWGVTGVAFASFLAEWSGVALALWFCRDAFIDHAWRDRAQVFDATRLKRMLAVNTDILIRSVLLQLTFASFLLTGGKFGTVTLAANQVLLQFVYVTAYSLDGFAFAVEALVGRYFGAGDRSRLRRSVLLCGGWGLATVSVLALAFAMGGGLLVDVMATAPEVRAAARDYLPWMVAAPLIGVAAWMLDGVFIGATRTRDMRNMMILSFAVYLIGLMLFVPILANHGLWAALMASFAARGLTLGWRYPALERAAIRA, via the coding sequence GTGACGCAACCCGCGCTGACGCATCGCCGGATCCTCAAGGTCGCGATTCCCGTCGTCCTGTCGAACGCGACGGTGCCGATCCTGGGCGTGGTCGACACCGGCGTGGTCGGCCAGATGGGGCAGGCGGCGCCGATCGCGGCGGTGGGCGCCGGCGCGATCATCCTGTCTTCGATCTACTGGATCTTCGGTTTCCTGCGGATGGGTACGACCGGCCTGGCCGCGCAGGCGTTGGGAGCCGGGGACCGGGCGGAACTGGTGGCGCTTCTGTCGCGCGCGCTGCTGATTGCGGCGGTGGCCGGCGCAGCGCTGATCGCGCTGCAATGGGCGATCTTCGCCCTGGCCTTCCGGCTGGCGCCCACCAACGCCGAGGTCGAGGGGCTGGCCCGCGACTACATGACGATCCGCATCTGGTCGGCCCCTGCGGCGATCGCGATCTACGGCCTGACCGGCTGGCTCATCGCGCAGGAACGGACGGCCGCCGTGCTGGTCATCCAACTGGTGATGAACGGCGCGAATGTTGCCCTAGACCTGTGGTTCGTCCTTGGCCTCGGCTGGGGCGTGACGGGCGTGGCCTTCGCGAGCTTCCTGGCCGAGTGGTCGGGCGTGGCGCTGGCGCTGTGGTTTTGCCGCGACGCGTTTATCGACCATGCATGGCGCGACCGGGCGCAGGTCTTCGACGCGACACGCCTGAAACGGATGCTGGCTGTCAACACCGACATCCTGATCCGGTCGGTCCTGCTGCAACTCACTTTCGCGTCGTTTCTGTTGACCGGGGGCAAGTTCGGGACGGTGACGCTGGCGGCCAATCAGGTGCTGCTGCAGTTCGTCTACGTCACGGCCTACTCGCTCGACGGGTTCGCCTTCGCGGTCGAGGCGCTGGTCGGTCGGTATTTCGGCGCGGGTGACCGGTCGCGGCTGCGGCGTTCGGTGCTGCTCTGCGGGGGGTGGGGCCTGGCGACGGTCTCGGTCCTGGCGCTGGCCTTCGCCATGGGCGGCGGCCTTCTGGTCGATGTTATGGCCACGGCGCCCGAGGTGCGCGCGGCCGCCCGCGACTACCTTCCCTGGATGGTGGCCGCGCCGTTGATCGGGGTCGCCGCCTGGATGCTGGACGGCGTCTTCATCGGGGCCACGCGCACGCGCGACATGCGCAACATGATGATCCTGAGCTTCGCGGTCTATCTGATCGGATTGATGCTGTTCGTGCCGATCCTGGCCAATCACGGGCTCTGGGCGGCACTCATGGCGTCGTTCGCCGCGCGGGGGCTGACGCTGGGCTGGCGGTATCCCGCGCTGGAACGGGCGGCGATCCGAGCCTGA
- a CDS encoding PaaI family thioesterase, producing MTDTDQARARAARQFIQALPHCRALSMQVEAVAEGAATISMPWAETLVGDPRTGVVHGGAVSALMDTTGGAAVLSHPSAPVATATMDLRIDYMRAAEPHQRITARAVCHHVTRSVAFVRAEAFDETDGKGPVAVANGTFTLERGRGA from the coding sequence ATGACCGATACCGACCAGGCCCGCGCACGCGCCGCACGACAGTTCATCCAGGCGCTGCCGCATTGCCGCGCACTCTCCATGCAGGTGGAGGCGGTGGCCGAAGGGGCGGCGACCATCTCCATGCCCTGGGCGGAAACGCTGGTCGGCGACCCGCGGACTGGCGTCGTCCATGGCGGCGCGGTCTCCGCCCTGATGGATACGACCGGCGGGGCTGCGGTCCTGTCGCACCCGTCCGCGCCGGTGGCGACGGCGACCATGGATCTGCGCATCGACTACATGCGCGCGGCCGAGCCGCACCAGAGGATCACCGCCCGCGCCGTCTGCCACCATGTGACCCGCTCCGTCGCCTTCGTCCGGGCGGAAGCCTTCGACGAGACCGATGGCAAGGGCCCCGTCGCCGTCGCGAACGGCACGTTCACCCTCGAACGGGGGCGCGGCGCGTGA
- a CDS encoding MerR family DNA-binding transcriptional regulator, with amino-acid sequence MATELMTIRQMCDAFDVTPRTLRFYEQKELLFPQREGQKRWYTRRDRARLKLILRGKRFGFSLEDIRQLLDLYDLGDGQFTQFARSHEIGRDRLAAMTAQRDELNEAIEDLTEQLRWAEKMMAQMQPRKAG; translated from the coding sequence ATGGCCACCGAGCTGATGACGATCCGACAGATGTGCGACGCGTTCGACGTGACGCCCCGCACGCTGCGTTTCTACGAACAGAAGGAACTGCTGTTTCCGCAGCGCGAGGGACAGAAGCGCTGGTACACGCGCCGCGACCGCGCCCGCCTGAAGCTGATCCTGCGCGGCAAGCGTTTCGGCTTCTCGCTGGAGGATATCCGGCAGCTGCTGGATCTCTATGACCTGGGGGACGGCCAGTTCACCCAGTTCGCCCGCAGCCACGAGATCGGCCGTGACCGTCTGGCGGCGATGACCGCCCAGCGCGACGAATTGAACGAAGCCATCGAGGACCTGACCGAGCAGCTGCGCTGGGCCGAGAAGATGATGGCCCAGATGCAGCCCCGCAAGGCCGGCTGA
- a CDS encoding PaaI family thioesterase: MNRPEPIQVVKQRRDAALRALIDGVPYIRFLGIAFDRRGDELTGVLHYDDKLIGNPALPALHGGVTAAFLEVTAIVTLSWAMLWDDLEAGRLEPEGLTFDTLPRLPKTIDFSVDYLRSGLPRDAYARARVNRSGRRYASVHVEGWQDNRDRLFAQATGHFLMPPRA, encoded by the coding sequence GTGAACCGGCCCGAACCGATACAGGTCGTCAAGCAACGACGCGATGCCGCGCTGCGCGCGCTGATCGACGGGGTGCCCTATATCCGGTTCCTGGGCATCGCCTTCGACCGGCGCGGGGACGAGCTGACGGGCGTCCTCCACTACGACGACAAGCTGATCGGCAATCCGGCGCTGCCCGCGCTCCATGGTGGCGTCACTGCCGCCTTCCTGGAGGTGACGGCCATCGTCACCCTGTCCTGGGCGATGCTCTGGGACGATCTGGAGGCCGGCCGGCTGGAGCCAGAGGGCCTGACCTTCGACACGCTGCCGCGGTTGCCGAAGACGATCGACTTTTCGGTCGACTACCTGCGCTCGGGCCTGCCGCGCGACGCCTATGCGCGCGCGCGGGTGAACCGGTCGGGGCGCCGCTACGCCTCCGTTCATGTCGAAGGGTGGCAGGACAACCGCGACCGCCTGTTCGCCCAGGCCACCGGCCATTTCCTGATGCCGCCCCGGGCGTGA
- a CDS encoding bifunctional metallophosphatase/5'-nucleotidase, with translation MKRLLTASAALALTTGLAQAEFNLTILHTNDFHDRFDPISKYDGPCSAEDNEAGECFGGIARMVTAIDEARGRADENVLLLDAGDWFQGSLFYTQYKGDLAAEFMTKLGYDAMAVGNHEFDDGPEGLADFVKQVEFPVLSANIDVSQNNALAGEIGKSTVLEVGGERIGIVSVLAEDTPETSSPGDTVIFSPSADAAQAEIDALTGDGVNKIILLTHVGLPADKRLAEELTGVDLIIGGHSHTLLSNDDEDAAGTYPTEVNGVPIVQAYAYSKYLGELDITFDDAGEITAISGDPILLDASVAEDEDTKARVAELAEPLEELRNRVVAEATAPIEGSREVCRAGGCEMGVLVTEAMLDRVADQGIDVAIQNGGGLRASIDAGEVTMGEVLTVLPFQNTLSTFRVDGATLLEALENGVSQIEEGAGRFPQVAGMSYAFDASAEPGSRVSDVIVGGEPLDPGKMYGVVSNNYVRNGGDGYGMFVDAEDAYDFGPDLADVTAEYLAENAPYTPMTDDRIVAK, from the coding sequence ATGAAACGTCTTCTCACCGCGTCGGCCGCGCTTGCGCTGACCACCGGACTGGCCCAGGCCGAGTTCAACCTGACGATCCTGCACACCAACGACTTCCACGACCGGTTCGACCCGATCAGCAAATATGACGGTCCCTGTTCGGCCGAGGACAACGAGGCGGGCGAGTGCTTCGGCGGGATCGCCCGGATGGTCACGGCGATCGACGAGGCGCGTGGCCGGGCGGACGAAAACGTTCTGCTGCTGGATGCCGGCGACTGGTTCCAGGGCTCGCTGTTCTACACCCAGTACAAGGGCGACCTTGCCGCCGAGTTCATGACCAAGCTGGGCTACGACGCGATGGCCGTGGGCAACCACGAATTCGACGACGGGCCGGAGGGTCTGGCCGATTTCGTCAAGCAGGTGGAGTTCCCGGTGCTGTCGGCCAATATCGACGTCAGCCAGAACAACGCATTGGCCGGCGAGATCGGCAAGTCGACCGTGCTGGAAGTCGGCGGCGAGCGGATCGGCATCGTGTCCGTCCTGGCCGAAGACACGCCCGAGACGTCCTCGCCCGGTGACACCGTGATCTTCTCGCCGTCGGCGGATGCCGCCCAGGCCGAGATCGACGCCCTGACCGGGGACGGGGTGAACAAGATCATCCTTCTGACCCATGTCGGCCTGCCCGCCGACAAGCGTCTGGCGGAAGAACTGACCGGCGTGGACCTGATCATCGGCGGCCATTCCCACACCTTGCTGAGCAATGACGACGAGGACGCCGCCGGTACCTATCCGACCGAGGTGAACGGCGTCCCGATCGTGCAGGCCTACGCCTACAGCAAGTATCTGGGCGAATTGGACATCACCTTCGACGATGCCGGAGAGATCACCGCGATTTCCGGCGATCCGATCCTTCTCGATGCATCGGTGGCCGAGGACGAGGACACGAAGGCACGCGTCGCCGAACTGGCCGAGCCGCTGGAGGAGCTGCGCAACCGCGTGGTCGCCGAAGCGACCGCGCCGATCGAGGGGTCGCGCGAGGTCTGCCGCGCCGGTGGGTGCGAGATGGGCGTCCTGGTGACGGAGGCGATGCTCGATCGCGTCGCCGACCAGGGCATCGACGTCGCGATCCAGAACGGTGGCGGGCTTCGTGCCTCCATCGACGCGGGCGAGGTCACGATGGGCGAGGTCCTGACGGTGCTGCCGTTCCAGAACACGCTGTCCACGTTCCGCGTCGACGGCGCCACGCTGCTGGAGGCGCTGGAGAACGGCGTCAGCCAGATCGAGGAGGGAGCCGGCCGGTTCCCGCAGGTCGCGGGCATGAGCTATGCCTTCGACGCCTCGGCCGAACCGGGCAGCCGCGTCAGCGACGTGATAGTGGGTGGCGAACCGCTCGACCCCGGCAAGATGTACGGCGTGGTGTCCAACAATTATGTCCGCAACGGTGGCGACGGCTATGGCATGTTCGTCGATGCCGAGGACGCCTATGATTTCGGCCCCGACCTGGCCGATGTCACCGCAGAGTACCTGGCGGAGAACGCGCCCTACACGCCGATGACCGACGACCGGATCGTCGCGAAGTAA
- a CDS encoding SOS response-associated peptidase, whose product MCGRYAMTLPHEAMVQLFDAVASNDLPDGPRWNVCPTTQVPVVTDGGGARRLRPMRWGFLPHWYATPTAGPLLINARAETIARKPAFRAACRERRCLIPATGFYEWTRDADGTGLPWYFRPSTEAPLAFAGIWQDWGPDAVATCAIVTCAAGPDVAMIHHREPVTLAPEDWPLWLEEVGTGAARLMRAAPPGRFDRYRVDRAVNSNRVEGPELVDPPIDEE is encoded by the coding sequence ATGTGCGGACGATATGCCATGACCCTCCCGCACGAGGCGATGGTGCAGCTTTTCGACGCGGTGGCATCCAACGACCTTCCCGACGGGCCGCGCTGGAACGTCTGCCCCACGACGCAGGTGCCGGTGGTGACCGACGGAGGCGGGGCGCGCCGTCTGCGGCCGATGCGGTGGGGGTTCCTGCCCCATTGGTACGCGACGCCTACGGCGGGCCCGCTGCTGATCAACGCGCGGGCCGAGACGATCGCCCGCAAGCCCGCCTTTCGTGCCGCCTGCCGCGAGCGCCGCTGCCTGATCCCGGCAACCGGGTTCTACGAATGGACCCGTGACGCGGACGGAACCGGGCTTCCCTGGTATTTCCGACCGTCGACGGAAGCCCCGCTGGCCTTCGCGGGGATCTGGCAGGACTGGGGTCCCGATGCCGTCGCCACCTGCGCCATCGTGACCTGTGCGGCAGGACCGGACGTGGCGATGATCCATCACCGGGAACCGGTAACGCTGGCGCCCGAGGACTGGCCGCTCTGGTTGGAAGAGGTGGGCACCGGCGCGGCGCGGCTGATGCGCGCGGCACCGCCGGGCCGGTTCGACCGATATCGGGTGGATCGCGCGGTGAATTCAAACCGGGTCGAAGGGCCCGAACTGGTCGACCCGCCGATCGACGAAGAGTGA
- a CDS encoding quinone-dependent dihydroorotate dehydrogenase has protein sequence MIERLAISALHRVEPERAHGLALTALRAGLGPRGGPVTSDRLRTHVAGLDLPNPVGLAAGFDKNATALAALSRCAFGFVEVGAATPRPQPGNPRPRMFRLTQDRGAINRFGFNNDGMAAIAARLARRPGTGVIGLNLGANKDSADRAGDFARVLARCGAHVDFATINVSSPNTERLRDLQGPAALSALLATVMSARDALPRPIPIFLKIAPDLLAAELEGIARAAEGVDGFVATNTTLSRQGLSSSARDQAGGLSGQPLFDPSTRVLARLRGCTDLPIIGVGGIATAEQAYAKIRAGASAVQLYTALAYEGMGLAARIARGLDDLLQRDGFATVAAAVGTDRERWL, from the coding sequence ATGATCGAACGGCTGGCGATTTCGGCGTTGCACCGGGTGGAGCCGGAACGCGCGCATGGTCTGGCCCTCACCGCGTTGCGGGCGGGGCTGGGCCCGCGCGGCGGGCCGGTCACGTCGGACCGCCTGCGCACGCATGTGGCGGGGCTCGACCTGCCGAACCCCGTCGGCCTGGCGGCGGGCTTCGACAAGAACGCCACGGCGCTTGCCGCATTGTCGCGCTGTGCCTTCGGCTTCGTCGAGGTGGGCGCGGCCACCCCGCGCCCCCAGCCCGGCAACCCGCGCCCGCGCATGTTTCGCCTGACGCAGGACCGCGGGGCGATCAACCGGTTCGGTTTCAACAATGACGGCATGGCCGCCATCGCCGCGCGGCTGGCCCGGCGTCCCGGGACGGGCGTGATCGGCCTGAATCTCGGCGCGAACAAGGACAGCGCCGATCGGGCAGGCGATTTCGCGCGGGTGCTGGCCCGCTGTGGTGCGCATGTCGATTTCGCCACCATCAACGTGAGCAGCCCCAACACCGAGCGTCTGCGCGACCTGCAGGGACCCGCCGCCTTGTCGGCCCTGCTGGCGACGGTGATGTCGGCGCGCGACGCCCTGCCGAGGCCGATCCCGATCTTCCTGAAGATTGCGCCGGACCTGTTGGCGGCGGAACTGGAGGGGATCGCGCGGGCGGCCGAGGGGGTCGACGGCTTCGTTGCCACGAACACGACCCTGTCGCGACAAGGACTCTCGTCCTCGGCGCGGGATCAGGCAGGTGGTCTGTCGGGCCAGCCTCTCTTCGATCCGTCGACACGCGTGCTGGCCCGGCTGCGCGGATGCACCGATCTGCCGATCATCGGCGTCGGCGGCATTGCCACGGCGGAGCAGGCCTATGCCAAGATCCGCGCCGGTGCATCGGCGGTCCAGCTCTACACCGCGCTCGCCTACGAGGGGATGGGACTGGCCGCCCGGATCGCGCGCGGGCTGGACGACCTGCTGCAACGCGACGGCTTCGCGACCGTCGCCGCTGCGGTCGGCACCGACAGGGAACGCTGGCTCTGA
- a CDS encoding acetyl-CoA C-acetyltransferase has product MTEAYIYDSVRTPRGKGRPDGSLHEVTAARLSAQVLDALRERSGFEGHAVEDVIWGNATQVMEQGGCLARTAVLASGLDERIPGLSINRFCASGMEAVNLAANQIRGGAGEGYIAGGVECMSRVPMGSDGAAIAVDPSIAMETYFVPQGISADIIATEYGFSRDDADQFAVESQNRAAAAWKDNRFDRSIVTVRDVNGLPILDHDEYIRPGTDMQSLGSLNPAFQAMGEVMPGFDKIALMKYPHLERINHVHTAGNSSGIVDGAAGVLIGSKEFGEKWGLKPRARIRATAKIGTDPTIMLTGPVPVTQKILADNGMAIGDIDLFEVNEAFSSVVLRFMQAFDVDHGKLNVNGGAIAMGHPLGASGAIIIGTLLDEMERSDRETGLATLCVASGMGAATIIERV; this is encoded by the coding sequence ATGACCGAAGCCTATATCTACGATTCCGTCCGCACCCCGCGCGGCAAGGGCCGCCCCGACGGCAGCCTGCACGAGGTGACCGCCGCCCGCCTGTCGGCGCAGGTGCTGGACGCACTGAGGGAACGGTCCGGCTTCGAAGGCCACGCGGTCGAGGACGTGATCTGGGGCAATGCCACGCAGGTCATGGAACAGGGCGGCTGCCTCGCGCGGACGGCGGTGCTGGCCTCCGGCCTCGACGAGCGCATCCCGGGCCTGTCGATCAACCGCTTCTGCGCGTCCGGCATGGAAGCGGTGAACCTCGCCGCGAACCAGATCCGCGGCGGCGCGGGCGAGGGCTACATCGCCGGCGGGGTCGAGTGTATGTCGCGCGTGCCCATGGGGTCGGACGGCGCCGCCATCGCGGTCGATCCGTCCATCGCGATGGAGACGTACTTCGTGCCCCAGGGCATCAGCGCCGACATCATCGCCACCGAATACGGGTTCAGCCGCGACGACGCCGACCAGTTCGCCGTCGAGAGCCAGAACCGCGCCGCCGCGGCCTGGAAGGACAACCGCTTCGACCGCTCCATCGTCACCGTGCGCGACGTGAACGGCCTGCCCATCCTCGACCATGATGAATACATCCGTCCGGGCACCGACATGCAGTCGCTGGGCAGCCTCAACCCTGCCTTCCAGGCCATGGGCGAGGTCATGCCCGGCTTCGACAAGATCGCCCTGATGAAATATCCGCATTTGGAGCGGATCAACCACGTCCACACCGCCGGCAATTCTTCGGGCATCGTGGATGGCGCCGCGGGCGTCCTGATCGGGTCGAAGGAATTTGGCGAGAAGTGGGGCCTGAAGCCCCGCGCGCGCATCCGCGCCACTGCGAAGATCGGGACAGACCCGACCATCATGCTGACCGGCCCCGTCCCCGTGACGCAGAAGATCCTGGCCGATAACGGCATGGCGATCGGCGATATCGACCTGTTCGAGGTGAACGAGGCGTTCTCCTCGGTCGTGCTGCGCTTCATGCAGGCCTTCGACGTCGATCACGGCAAGCTGAACGTCAACGGCGGCGCCATCGCCATGGGCCACCCGCTGGGCGCGTCGGGGGCGATCATCATCGGTACGCTTCTGGACGAGATGGAGCGGTCGGACCGGGAGACCGGCCTCGCCACGCTCTGCGTCGCGTCGGGCATGGGTGCGGCCACGATCATCGAGCGGGTCTGA
- a CDS encoding acyl-CoA dehydrogenase C-terminal domain-containing protein, with the protein MPSYTAPTKDMQFVMHDLLKISDQDIPGYADLDPEFTGAILDAVGQLATEVIHPLNVVGDTQGCKLENGVVRTPDGFKEAFDQLRDGGWTSLDAAEEYGGQGLPYMSYTMVGEILSSANMAFNMYYGLTHGAASAIMAHGTDAQKAKWLPKMNSCEWTGTMNLTEPHCGTDLGLMRTKAVPQEDGSFRITGQKIFISAGDHDMAENVIHLVLAKIPGGPEGIKGVSLFIVPKYKVDDDGNVGAANGVSVGKIEEKMGIHGNSTCVMNYDEAEGFLLGQEHKGMRAMFTMMNEARLGVGLQGYAQAEIAYQNALAYAVDRLQGRDVTGTKNPDGPADPLIVHPDIRRNLMDQKSFVEGARAFVFWGANLIDRAHRNEDAEADGLISLMTPVIKGFLTDKGFEYATAAQQVYGGHGYIEEWGMSQFARDARIAMIYEGANGVQALDLVGRKLAQDGGKHVMAFFEMVKTFCRENGEDEDLKGFVEPLKAASKDLQAAGMYFMQEGVKNPNAALSGSYDFMHMMGHVCLGLMWARMAKVAYAKLEEPGADRDFLEAKVATGRYYMARQLPATSMHLARIQTGPDTIMGLEATAF; encoded by the coding sequence ATGCCCAGCTACACCGCCCCCACCAAGGACATGCAGTTCGTGATGCACGACCTGCTGAAGATCAGCGACCAGGACATTCCCGGTTATGCGGACCTGGACCCGGAATTCACGGGCGCGATCCTGGATGCGGTGGGTCAGTTGGCGACCGAGGTGATCCACCCGTTGAACGTCGTGGGCGACACGCAGGGCTGCAAGCTGGAAAACGGCGTCGTCCGCACGCCCGACGGCTTCAAGGAGGCGTTCGACCAGCTGCGCGACGGCGGCTGGACCTCGCTGGACGCGGCCGAGGAATATGGCGGCCAGGGCCTGCCCTACATGTCCTATACGATGGTGGGCGAGATCCTGTCCTCGGCCAACATGGCTTTCAACATGTATTACGGCCTGACCCACGGCGCGGCCTCGGCGATCATGGCGCACGGGACCGATGCCCAGAAGGCCAAGTGGCTGCCGAAGATGAACAGCTGCGAATGGACCGGCACCATGAACCTGACGGAGCCGCATTGCGGCACCGATCTGGGTCTGATGCGCACCAAGGCCGTTCCGCAGGAGGACGGCTCGTTCAGGATCACCGGGCAGAAGATCTTCATCTCCGCCGGCGATCATGACATGGCCGAGAATGTGATCCACCTGGTCCTCGCCAAGATCCCCGGAGGGCCCGAGGGCATCAAGGGCGTCTCGCTGTTCATCGTGCCGAAATACAAGGTCGACGACGACGGCAATGTCGGCGCGGCCAACGGCGTCTCGGTCGGCAAGATCGAGGAGAAGATGGGCATTCACGGCAACTCGACCTGCGTGATGAACTACGACGAGGCCGAGGGCTTTCTGCTGGGGCAGGAGCATAAGGGCATGCGCGCCATGTTCACGATGATGAACGAGGCGCGGCTTGGCGTGGGCCTGCAGGGCTATGCCCAGGCAGAGATCGCCTATCAGAACGCGCTGGCCTACGCGGTCGACCGCCTGCAGGGGCGCGACGTGACCGGGACCAAGAACCCCGACGGGCCGGCCGATCCGCTGATCGTGCATCCCGACATCCGGCGCAACCTGATGGACCAGAAGTCCTTCGTCGAAGGGGCGCGCGCCTTTGTCTTCTGGGGCGCCAACCTGATCGACCGGGCGCATCGCAACGAGGATGCGGAGGCCGACGGCCTGATTTCGCTGATGACGCCGGTCATCAAGGGCTTCCTGACCGACAAGGGGTTCGAATACGCCACAGCCGCGCAGCAGGTCTATGGCGGCCACGGCTACATCGAGGAGTGGGGCATGTCGCAATTCGCGCGCGATGCCCGGATCGCGATGATCTACGAAGGCGCGAACGGCGTTCAGGCGCTCGACCTCGTCGGCCGCAAGCTGGCGCAGGACGGCGGCAAGCACGTCATGGCGTTCTTCGAGATGGTCAAGACCTTCTGCAGGGAGAACGGCGAGGACGAGGATCTGAAAGGCTTCGTCGAACCCCTCAAGGCGGCGTCCAAGGACCTGCAGGCGGCCGGCATGTATTTCATGCAGGAAGGCGTCAAGAACCCGAATGCCGCGCTCTCGGGCTCCTACGACTTCATGCACATGATGGGGCATGTCTGCCTGGGCCTGATGTGGGCGCGCATGGCCAAGGTCGCCTACGCCAAGCTGGAGGAGCCAGGCGCCGACCGCGACTTCCTCGAAGCCAAGGTCGCGACGGGCCGCTACTACATGGCGCGCCAGTTGCCGGCGACGTCGATGCATCTGGCCCGCATCCAGACCGGTCCCGACACGATCATGGGGCTGGAAGCGACGGCGTTCTGA
- a CDS encoding MerR family DNA-binding transcriptional regulator — protein MAERLDFKQMCARFEVTPRTLRHYEYIELLFPEREGRARFYGPREIARMTLILRGRKFGFSLEEIRQWLELYDRDPEGRTQMQVWIDLADRQLSELAERRRHLDEAITELTALRDGVRRDLDAKG, from the coding sequence ATGGCGGAACGGTTGGACTTCAAGCAGATGTGCGCGCGCTTCGAAGTGACCCCACGGACGCTGCGCCACTACGAATACATCGAACTGCTGTTCCCCGAACGCGAAGGCCGCGCGCGCTTCTACGGCCCGCGCGAGATTGCGCGGATGACCCTGATCCTGCGGGGTCGCAAGTTCGGCTTCTCGCTGGAAGAGATCCGGCAATGGCTTGAACTCTACGACCGGGACCCGGAGGGGCGGACCCAGATGCAGGTCTGGATCGACTTGGCCGACCGCCAGCTTTCCGAGCTCGCGGAGCGGCGCCGTCACCTGGACGAGGCCATCACCGAACTGACGGCGCTGCGCGACGGTGTTCGGCGCGACCTGGACGCCAAGGGCTGA
- a CDS encoding glutathione S-transferase translates to MTIELHCFGESGNSYKAALALELSGLDWKPVFVDFFGGQARTPEWRAANGMGEAPVLVDGDFRLSQSGAIQAWISDRTGRFGGTGDDRYEVLRWVLWDNHKLSSVAGMTRFLMNFLPEAKRPAETIAFNHGRLKTAYEVLERHLDGRDWIVGDGVTNADLSCCGYLYYPEPFGFDRADWPRIDAWLDRIAALPGWKHPYDLMPGRPSDRQEGVST, encoded by the coding sequence ATGACCATCGAACTCCACTGCTTCGGTGAGAGTGGGAACAGCTACAAGGCTGCTCTCGCTCTCGAATTGTCGGGTCTCGACTGGAAGCCGGTCTTCGTCGACTTCTTCGGCGGTCAGGCCCGAACGCCGGAATGGCGCGCCGCGAACGGCATGGGCGAGGCGCCGGTGCTGGTCGACGGCGACTTCCGCCTCAGCCAATCCGGCGCGATCCAGGCCTGGATCAGCGACCGGACGGGCCGGTTCGGCGGCACGGGCGACGACCGGTACGAGGTGCTCCGCTGGGTCTTGTGGGACAACCACAAGCTCAGCTCCGTCGCCGGCATGACCCGGTTCCTGATGAACTTCCTGCCCGAGGCCAAGCGCCCGGCCGAGACCATCGCGTTCAACCATGGCCGCCTGAAGACCGCCTACGAGGTCCTGGAGCGGCACCTCGACGGGCGCGACTGGATCGTCGGCGACGGCGTGACCAATGCCGACCTCAGCTGCTGCGGCTATCTCTACTATCCCGAGCCGTTCGGGTTCGACCGCGCCGACTGGCCCCGTATCGACGCCTGGCTGGACCGCATCGCCGCCCTGCCCGGCTGGAAACACCCCTATGACCTGATGCCCGGCCGTCCCTCGGACCGCCAAGAAGGAGTTTCGACATGA